The following proteins come from a genomic window of Trifolium pratense cultivar HEN17-A07 linkage group LG4, ARS_RC_1.1, whole genome shotgun sequence:
- the LOC123924115 gene encoding probable inactive receptor-like protein kinase At3g56050, which produces MNLSGSLWFVTVTVCFLFLNLSFCCYSLNEEGNALLKLKKRITSDPFDALLNWVDDEVVLDPCDWFGVECSDTKKVVVLNLKDLCLEGTLAPELMNLVHIKSIILRNNSFYGTIPEEIVGLKELEILDLGYNNFSGHLDANFGHNISSLAILLLDNNELLVGFSPKINELKMLSECQVDENRLINAAKMPSCSERSITWHVHENEGPRRLLHYHKHHHPNRNNHTSRNHTSPLYRFPPSHPPSATAVPLVPNPASDSPIQNAPDSPNQNASDSPNDNASDSPNENVSDSPTQTTSSKKNKVPILAGVIIGCAVFLVISSIGIYLCKTNKVAIVKPWTTGISGQLQKALVTGVPKLKRSDLEAACEDFSNVIGNSPIGTLYKGTLSSGVEIAVASVSVIPKNWTKALEAQFRKKIDTLSKVNHKNFVNLIGYCEEEEPFTRMLVFEYAPNGTLFEHLHVKEAENLNWGPRLRIAMGMAYCLQHMHELDPPMVHTNLSSSVVHLTDDHAAKISDLSFSYEIDSSEKKPDGKKHNDMMQSASPASNVYSFGVLLFEIVTGRIPYSVDNSSHENWASHYLKWDKPLKEMVDSTLTSYQEDQVEQVAELIRVCVDPDSEKRPRMNEVSERLREITKMPPEFVVPKLSPLWWAEIEISS; this is translated from the exons aTGAATCTTTCTGGATCTTTGTGGTTTGTAACAGTAACAGTGTGTTTCTTGTTTCTtaacttgagtttttgttgctATTCTTTGAATGAAGAAG GTAATGCTCTTTTGAAGTTGAAGAAGAGAATAACTAGTGACCCTTTTGATGCTTTGTTAAATTGGGTTGATGATGAAGTTGTTCTTGATCCTTGTGATTGGTTTGGAGTTGAATGTTCAGATACAAAAAAAGTTGTAGTCTT GAATTTGAAAGACCTTTGCCTTGAAGGAACTTTAGCACCAGAGCTTATGAACCTAGTTCACATAAAGTCTAT TATTTTAAGGAACAACTCTTTCTATGGAACCATACCTGAAGAAATTGTAGGCTTGAAAGAATTGGAGATTTTGGATTTGGGATATAACAATTTCAGTGGACATTTAGATGCTAATTTTGGTCATAATATCTCATCACTAGCAATTCT TTTGCTAGATAACAATGAGCTCCTTGTTGGTTTCTCTCCCAAAATCAATGAGCTGAAAATGCTCTCGGAGTGTCAAGTAGACGAAAATCGGTTAATCAATGCAGCTAAGATGCCATCTTGTTCCGAAAGATCCATCACATG GCATGTTCATGAAAATGAAGGTCCTAGGAGACTGTTACATTATCACAAACATCACCATCCTAATCGTAATAATCATACTTCTCGTAATCATACTTCGCCTCTATATAGATTTCCTCCTTCACATCCTCCATCGGCCACAGCAGTACCACTGGTCCCAAATCCAGCTTCAGATTCTCCTATTCAAAATGCTCCTGATTCTCCCAATCAAAATGCTTCAGATTCTCCTAATGATAATGCTTCAGATTCTCCTAATGAAAATGTTTCTGATTCTCCAACTCAAACCACATCATCAAAGAAGAATAAAGTTCCTATTCTCGCCGGAGTTATTATTGGTTGCGCTGTTTTTCTTGTGATTTCAAGCATTGGTATATATCTTTGTAAAACCAACAAAGTAGCTATTGTTAAACCTTGGACTACAGGAATAAGTGGACAACTTCAAAAGGCACTTGTCACCG GTGTCCCGAAGCTAAAGAGATCAGATCTTGAAGCAGCATGTGAAGATTTTAGCAATGTAATTGGCAATTCGCCGATTGGTACATTGTACAAAGGAACTTTGTCTAGTGGAGTTGAAATTGCTGTAGCTTCTGTTTCTGTCATACCAAAGAATTGGACAAAGGCTTTagaagctcaatttaggaagAAG ATAGACACATTATCGAAAGTGAATCACAAGAATTTTGTCAATCTTATTGGTTATTGTGAAGAAGAAGAGCCTTTCACTAGAATGTTGGTTTTTGAATATGCTCCCAATGGAACATTATTTGAGCATTTACACG TAAAAGAAGCTGAGAACTTAAACTGGGGACCAAGACTTAGAATTGCAATGGGAATGGCTTACTGCCTACAACATATGCATGAATTGGATCCTCCTATGGTCCATACCAACTTGAGTTCTTCCGTCGTCCACCTAACCGATGACCACGCAGCGAAAATCTCGGATTTGAGTTTCTCCTACGAAATAGATTCATCTGAAAAGAAACCTGATGGTAAAAAACACAATGACATGATGCAATCAGCAAGTCCAGCAAGTAATGTTTACAGCTTTGGTGTTTTGTTATTCGAAATAGTTACCGGTCGAATCCCTTATTCGGTTGATAATAGCTCACATGAAAATTGGGCATCACATTATCTAAAATGGGACAAACCACTTAAGGAAATGGTGGATTCAACTCTAACATCTTACCAAGAAGATCAGGTGGAACAAGTTGCTGAACTGATAAGAGTTTGTGTCGATCCGGATTCGGAGAAGAGACCGAGAATGAATGAAGTGAGTGAGAGATTGAGAGAGATAACGAAAATGCCGCCCGAATTTGTAGTTCCAAAACTTTCTCCACTTTGGTGGGCTGAGATTGAGATTTCTTCTTGA